In Acipenser ruthenus chromosome 6, fAciRut3.2 maternal haplotype, whole genome shotgun sequence, the following proteins share a genomic window:
- the LOC131737307 gene encoding skin secretory protein xP2-like, with protein MNTCWFRLSRRGRTACHSQLHQQRDTGYEGEVELPLPPPWPGAPLPSSPSEGPLRLPSPSEGPLRLPSPSEGPLLLPSPSEGPLLLPSPSEGPLLLPSPSEGPLLLPSPGVARDPASPGVVEGPALPGVARDPASPGVATRWPELHERELPEMKKGGEVRRPAPPAALSRLEIMWSEPHGGELPAMKKGGEVRRPAPPAALSRQDRVWREPRKRELPATKNGGVPEIPPWPPPRSNLLPPLPGL; from the exons atgaatacctgctggttccgcctcagccgccgtgggaggactgcttgccactcccagctccaccagcagagg gacacagggtacgagggagaagtggagctcccgctgccgcctccatggccaggggctcccctcccgagttcgccttccgagggtccgctgcggctgccgtcgccttccgagggtccgctgcggctgccgtcgccttccgagggtccgctgctgctgccgtcgccttccgagggtccgctgctgctgccgtcgccttccgagggtccgctgctgctgccgtcgccttccgagggtccgctgctgctgccgtcgcctggggtcgccagggatcctgcttcgcctggggtcgtcgagggtccggctttgcctggggtcgccagggatcctgcttcgcctggggtcgctacacgatggccggagctccatgaaagggagctgccagaaatgaagaaagggggggaggtcaggagaccagctcccccagccgcactttcgcggctggagatcatgtggtcggagccccacggaggggaactgccggccatgaagaaggggggagaggtcaggagaccagctcccccagccgcactttcgcggcaggatagagtgtggcgggagccccggaagagggaactgccggccacgaagaatgggggggtgccagagattccaccatggccaccccccagaagtaacttgcttccccctcttccgggactttaa